TGAATATATGATCTGTACAGTAACTAAGTGGCACTGCTGATAACAAACCCCTTGTGCAAGGCTCCGAGGTGTTCCCTGCCCCATTTTGTAATCAGATTTAAGACAAGGACAAGATTGCACATTCCCAGAATAGCAAGTCCCTAGTTCCTCTCAAAGTGGCCCATAAAGCTGGCCTTGGCAGCAGAGTTCTTTTGTAGAATCATAAACACTTaagggtggaagggaccttgagcagTTGTTTTCTAGttcagcctcctgtgctgaggcaggaccaagtaaacctcgACCATCTGTGGCAGGTGTCTGCTTATCAACACTTCCAGGGATGGGGATCCTACAGTAGTAACACCTTCCAATACTTacctatccttacagttagaacgttttccctaatatctaacctaaatctcccttcctgcagatCAAGCCcattgtcctgccttcagtggatgggagaacaattgatcaccatccgctttataacagcccttaacacatttgaagactgtCTTCTTTTCTCTAGACTAAACGTGCCCATTTTTTACATGttctctcataggtcaggttttctaaaccttttatcatttgtgtGCTGTCctgtggactctctccagtttgtccagacttCCTTCCCCACTTATTTCTGTCCATTATTCTTCTGCTTTTCTCTCTTGGGTTGAAGACTTTGGAGtgaaaagcagcaggaaataaTTTGATGCCATGTGAAGAATGACCTCATCAAAGAGCCTGGAGCCATAAAGATTAGAGATGATTCCCTGAGACTTGCTAGGGCAGTGGAGTGACGCTCACAGCAGCTCTGATATGATATGGAGTATTTGCCAGATCAGCACAAGCTCTTGTTTAGCCCCTGCTCAAGCAGGGACGGGGAGAGAAGGTACATGCAGCAGGAAGGTACGTGAGGGGAGAATGGGAGAAGTAGAGCAGTTGTCGGATGTTTTATGTCAATAGAAAGCTCAGTGCTGGGACTGCCTGTGTAACTCAGAGCTTAGGGCCAACACGACTTTCCCTACAAACAGGGCATGCCGGGAGTTCAGGATTGTGGATGAATTTGTATCTGAATTCCTCAATGCAGCACCAGGCACTGATCCCATTGGGCTGCAGGTCCGTTTTCCTGGCCAGTATCACCAGCTGGCAGTGTCTGTACAGTTTGATTTCACTGGTCCCACCATGCTAATCTTGTCTGTCAGTCACCCACTGTGTGTAAAGGAAGAATCCAATAGAATTTATGGAAGAATAACAGCTCTTTCTGTTGGCTCTCCTCCCAGATCCTCAAGCATGGGCCAGTGCACGACCTACCATGGCGTGGCTGTGAGCAGCAAGTCTGAGTGTCCTTAGAATGCAATGAGCGCCCCGCTCACATTAATCCCAAACCCTGCCCGGGACATCCAGGGCCGAGGTAAAAAGGAGGCTGGGAGCCTTTCTAGTCTATATTATACAGGTTCTTGTATTGCCCTCAGCACCTTCTACTCACGCATTAAGCAGCATGGCTAGCAGCTGCCTCCTGTGGTTTATTCTGTCTCTCACCCTCTTTCCGGGACAGAATATGTGGGCGGTGGAATGTTTTGGTAGGGTTCCCCCTCACTATATCCATGCTGCTCGCTATgtgttagagaaggcaggtcaGCGCAGTGCCTCAGGGAGTGGGAGTTTGGGTTGATCCTTAGCTCCCAGGGGAGTTTGTGCAGTCTCAGACCAGCCCCCCGGCAAGCTCTGCCTCTCACATGGACCAGCTTTATCCTCATGATAGGAAGTTCCACTGTGCCTGTGAGGGAGTTGTTTGCTGTGGCTCTCATCCTGCGCCTTAGACCTTTACAGGTCCTTGTCCTTGACTCTCTTGgctatgggaagccagtgtaaaGGGTGGAGCACAGGCTGGATGGGCCCACAGTAGCCCGTGATGCTGAGAAGACGTACTGGAGTTCCTGAAGGCCTGCTGGTTCGTGCCTTCCCAAAAGACATATTTGGTTGGCCCTGATGAACAATGGTGCCCTCTTGCCCTAAAATCCACGCAGGTGCCTCTGGGCCAGTGCAGCATACAACAGGCTCTGCCCCTTCATTCACCACATGGGGAGGAGAGGCCTGAGTGGGGCCTGCAGTGCTGCTGGGGTTGGAATCTCCAGTCCGGTCCCAAAGTGACTTGCTGGGCTCCTCCTCACCCCCTAGGCCTGAGTGGCAGAGAAGGTGCAGGCCGGAGGGAGCAGACCTTAGGCAAGCTGTGTCCCTGTGCCTATGGTTGTCTCTGATCACATCAGCTGCAGACGCATTGCTGTGCCTcctcacccactgctggcctgtggCATCACTCGCTCAAACCCCAGTGCCTCTAATTGAAAGTAATTCCTCATTCAGGAGCCCATCATCTCCACTCATGAATAATGAATGCTTCATAAAGGTTCCTTCACCGCATCCCATTttctttggagctgggttgtgggCAGAGAGGGCTCGGTGGATGTAATTGCTCCGCAGTGTTGCTGGGACTGAGCAACCATTCAGCACTCAGCCCTTCTGGCTGCCCGGTTCCTGTACACATAGTGCTGTGCAGAGGCACCGTGACCGGGGTGTTTACATTGTGGTGGGCCTGGCGCTCCAGACAGGCTTGAAGCCTTTGCACTGCGCTCTGCAGGGCCTGCTGCAGTTGCTGCCCTGTGAATGGAAGCGGGAAGGAACAGGCAGGACAGCTGCAGTGAGCCACATGGAAGATAGTGATGAGAAGTGATGTCTGTGGTACCTGAGGAGCGCCCTCTGTTGGCCATCCGGTCACACTGTGTGTCACCTGCCTCGCTGAGTGTGCAGGGGGAGCAGGCTGTCACTGCTCAATAGGTCAGTGACCTTCCTTTTCCTAGGGCAGGGCTGGCCGTGGTGTGGCCCCAAgcagccagcttcagcctgcAGAATGGGGACCCCTTTGGAGGAGATTTCATCTCCCCCAAGAAAAGCCCCTGGCCAGTTCCTGCATCAGAAAGGGGCCTGTTAAGAGCAGCTTCCAGCAGCAGCCAAAGATCAGAGGTGCAGGGTGGGATGAGAACCCAAACGGTGTATGCACAGGTGCAGGGTGAGGTACAGGCCACAGCACCGCGAGCTGAGACCATCTTGAATTGGCTGCCTGACATCAGGCTTCTGTGTGCACCCACAGATGCCACAGAAAAGGGCAAAGTGAAGCAAACAAGCCCCATGTTTGAGCTCCAGCTGCAGTacagcctcccccccaccccccgttaaCAGGGCCCAGAGTGCATGGGCCAACTGTGCCTGGCCCCACATCTTGCAAGGTCCTGCTGTCAGCCCAGCCCCATGGCCAGGAAACGCCCGTCTGCCTCGGCAGTGgcctctgcccccatccccaatACCCTTTACGCTGAGTAGCTGCTGACTGATTTTGCATGTGCAAAGGATCTTGctcatgggggtgggaggtggtgaGGAAATGGCCTGTCACTTAACACTGGAGCCAACAAAACCTAAGTGCAGCCCTGAGCTCGGAGGAAAACTCATGCTGCAGACCCCTTTGGGCTCcgtgccagcaagctccctctgagAGAAGCAGGAGCCATGGCAAGTCTGGAATGAAGAGCAGAGCCGGCAGAAATAAAGCACAGCCACAGCCCAGTGCCTTGCCGGCGTATAATGATCCCACAGATACAGTACAGCAGCTGACGTCCTTCCATGCCCCGCCCAGCAGCATGCTCTGGGCACCATGCAGCTCTGCGCCCGGCCCTTGTGCCCTGCACACATGGGCCTGACAGCACCTTGACAATGGCACCAGAGTAGCAAGAACTGAGACGTCAGGTGATAAAAACAAGATGCACTTTGTGAAGGCCCCTGGGAAAGATTTCTACCTGAGCTAGAAGCAAAGGGCTCCCCAGGCCTGACGGTGATGGGCACCATGTGGTGAGAGGCCccaaggagggggcaggagctgctgtttggaatgaggggaggggaggtctcCACCTAGGCAGGTTGTAAGGACCTGACATAAAACAAGGGGATTGCTCCAGGGCTTTGCTTTCATTTGGCCTCTCCTACCCATTGGCACTTTGTCGTGCCACTTGCTCCCTGAGCTGCTGCCCTTGGTAATGATCCCCAGGCACCCAGAAGGGCGTGTAAGGGCAGGAGCTGGAGTCCACGTGGCAGCCTGTGCCAGCTGCATGACGCTCCCTTGTGAAATCCTCGTGAATACACAGCTCCTGGGGAAGGCTGCAAGTCTTTCATGGAGGTGACGGATTCCacgactttctgggacctctgtgacttctgcagctgcaGTGGCTGAGCCCAGGACCGCCCGAGGAGCTGGGGCAGCCTAGGACCAGCCACACTGGCCGCTGCTCAGGCAACCCCAGGCAACTGGTCCCAGGCACTGCCCAGAAGAGCGGCGGTGGGGCCCCAGgctgaccccacccccactgtgCCTGGGCAGGGTCTGCGCTCTCCATCACTTTCTCTGCAGGCTGTGGAGTCAGAGGAGTGGGTGTCATGGCGAGGGAAGGGGAACAGCTGTCTCCCTGCCCCCGGGGCATAGGGATGGGTCCTCTTGTCTGTCCCTACAGGCTCAGGCTGTAGGAGGCAGATAGGAAGTGTTCTTTGCCTTAAGGGGCAAACATCCCTTTTGGTGCCGGGGCTGGAGTCGAGGATAGGAGGGTAATTAGAGAGTAGATATTCGGCTGCTGCCCCAGCCAAGGGCCCTTCCTCTTGCACTGTCTGAGCCAGGGAAGTGGGCCAGGTCCCTCGGGGTGGGCCCAGAGGGAAGCCCTGGAAGCAGGAAGCTCTAACGGGAAGGATTTAACCCCACTTGGGGACAGCTCTTGTGGGAAGTCCCTAGCACCGTGTTTCTCAGCTGCCGGGCCGAGGACCGGTGCCATGCCCTGAGATTTCCCTGATGCAGTTTAGGAAagcagcaagctggtccctgaTTGAACAACACTGCCCTAGAGGATATGGGGCGGCACTGCCTGGCTGTAGGTCTGCCCGagaggggctgcacactccaggcTGTTCTCTGAGCCAGCTGAAGAATCCCGAGATGAGCGACCCTGGAGGAAGCGGATAATCTTCTCAATTGTGGCCTCCTGGTATTCATGGGACCATCTGCATCCAGGGGAGAAAACCGAGTATCATACTCTGCTGGACGGACTCGAAAGTCTGCAGGTGAGCTCGATGCGCCGGGCCACGGGCACTgtcactccccttcccccaggatACTGTTCAGTGTGCCCGGGCCACGGGCActgtcaccccccttcccccaggataCTGTTCAGTGTGCCCGGGCCACAGGCactgtcagacccacccccccgGGATACTGTTCAGTGTGCCCAGGCCACGGGCACTGTCAGACCCCCCTGGATGCCATTGTGACCAAagaacctcaatgccaactggcagagggcacaggggtgCATATGGGTTACAGGAAACCCTGGGTCTGGTGTTTACATTCCAGTTCACCAGAGCATCACATGTGGGTGTCGCATCATCACCTTGCTAACGGGCTGTGCGGGTACTGTGAAAGGAGGCGTGTGTCTGTCTACACTGGGCAGAGTGTTCTTAGGGCATTGTAGCTACAGGCAGGTCACCCACAGGCAGCGTCCCTAAGTCAGATCCCACCACTTCTCTCCCCCATTGGCCATTGTGTGTTGTGTGGCTCCCAATAGGAGTCTGGCAGCCTGCGGAGTCAACGGCTAAGGGGGAGCTTGTGAGACTTCAGGAGGAGGTAACCAGGGGTCTGTTTTGAGGTGAAGAGCAAAGGGGAGAGAGGATATAGCTGAGGAACAGACAGAcatcctgggggaggggagcagccagCAGGCTGGGCCTCATGAAAGCAGGGTCTTGGCCATCCCAGTGGGAAAGCGCAGGGGAAAGACTTTGGGGTGagcagcagcccagcagcccagggctcaggCGTGCAAGGATTTGATTTTACGGGTAATCCTTTGTTTCCAGTGTTTCTATGAATCTCCATTCTCTGCTACATACACTTGCTTTCTCAGGAAGCAAACCTGATTGCTGGGTGTGACGCAGAGCTGGGTCTCAGGTCACTGGGAAGCTGGAGgtgctgttcctttgggaacatcCCGAGTGACCAGTGCCTcggggctggacactgcaggggttGGAGTGTCCTATCGCTCACCTGCATGAGGGCCAGTGGAGCCCATGTGGGCTGAGAGGCAGGGCTTGGGTTGCCTGTGGCTAGCAGAGGCAGGGAGCTGAACCACAGCGGCACAGAAAAGGTTCCTTCATGCTATGGGCCCGTGGTAGTGAGGTCCTCCCGACCCTGGGAAGCCTGGGCCATAGGCATGGTAGGGACTCCTCCCCCAATTCCTGGGGTGCCATTCAAAGTGCCAAGGGGCCACGGGTGCTGGGGATCGCGTCTGGGATCCTGCACTAGTGGCAAGCATAGCTCAGAGAAGAAGAGCAGAAGCAATGAAGGAGCTGGAGTGATTGGGTCAGGAGGAGGGGTGGACGGAGCTCAGTCTGCCCTGCTTGGCTGAAGGACAACAGGAGACACGACATCTGCCTGCAGGTAGCTGAGGGGACAAAAGGCCAAGGAAGGAGGAGAATTATTCAAGGGAGACCAGGAGAAGAAAATTCCACCTCCCAGATGAGATGGGTCCCAGCTGCAGAGAGggcagcaccccctgccctgaacttgTGACGTTCAGCGCCTTGCGTCTGCTGTCTCACCCGCCCAGCGCCTCAGATTGCATTGCGCTGCCCGCGCTCCACACAAGTCAGCAGCCACCGCAAGAGCACGGCTGGGACAGGGCCCCGCCTGCACTTACTTGATGCCGTTAAATTTCAGGACAGCCCTCATGTCCTCAGGAAGATCCTGTGGATCAGGCCACTCAAAATGGTCAGCCACAGGGATGATGTTCTTTCCACAGCTCAGGGCCGTCACGATCTCCTGAGGGGAAAGCCCAGAGCTTAGCTCATTGCTCCCACATGGCAGCCAGAGCCATCTCCAGCCCCTCCTACTCCTGCAGTGCCACCAAGTCCCTCTGAGCTCCTGCCCGGGGCTTCTCACCTTGTGCACCCAGTCCTTGCGGTCAGGGTCCCCCATGCACTTATCCAGCGTGTTTGGCGAGAGAACCAGCACGAAGTTACGGGCGCTCATCACGCTCTGGATCAGCTTGTCCTCAAACTTCCCCGCCTCCAGCTTCTCCACATCTATGAACACGCTGAAGCCATGCAGCTGCAGATGGACCTTCAGCAGGCTGGGGGCAAAAGAGGCACCATCAGGGCACCCCGTGTCCTTgtcatctcagccaggggcaccgtGAGATAGAGGAGCAGAGAACAGGCTCCCACAGAGCCAACTGCAGCCCTCCAGATGGCAGCTGCTGGCTCAGGCCTGCGCAGGCTCGAGGCGTGTGGGCTGTCACAGAACTAACAGGCAGGGAGGCTTTAAGCCCTGCCTCTGACTGGCCCACCAGGGGTGTAGAATGAGGAAGGTGCAAGTCAGCATCAGCTGGGAAGCAGGATGGGGTTTGGGAGCTGAATTCCCCTTCCAGTCTGCTTTGCTCTCCCTGAGCCTCAGCCACTGTCCCCTCCAGATGCTGCTCTGTCCTTCTCTGCCCGCAGAGAGATCCTGGGTCATTCCTAAACCATCAGCACCATGACGCAGAACGGGGGCCATTGCGCCTTCCCCTGGAGTGGATCCGCATGGGGCGATCCCCTTGGCACTCACCTGGCCAGCTGGGAGCCAGTGCTCCGTCGGTAGCTGATAAACACGTCAGGCCCCTCGGAGGTGGATTTGCAGCCACTGCACGGCAGGGGAGAGTGAAGCATTTCTAGATATGAGAGTGGATAGCAGCGAAGAGTTAATAGTGAGCTGTGTACGGTCACCCGGCAGCCAGACTAGTCCTATCCGGACCCCGACCCAGTGATCTGACCAGCCCTGGCCGGGACTGACCAGTCACCAAACTAGCCCCTGGTGTGTCTCTGCTGAGATGGGAGCAGGGCCTTACCCCTGGCAGCAGAGAGAATGCGCATGCGGTGGAAGCCCACATCGATGCGACAgtcctcctgcagctgctcctccgTCACACGGTGCAGGACATTGCGGTCGATGCCACAAGTCACCAGGTTGTACGTGTACTGGCGGAACTTGGGGTCAATGCTGCCCAGCCAGTCGGCCAGGTTGCTGCGGTCACAGGTGGAGTAAATTGCATATGTCTTCAGCTCCGTCAGCTCGCGGAAAAACCTGGCAAGTCAATAGATGTAAACACAGGGGGAGGGATTTGATGGGGCTCAGAGTCAGGCAGGCACTCGGGAAGAGAAGAGAGCACCCAGGTGCTGTGGTGAAGGGTGCATGAGAGAGATGGACACACAGACAGTTGATTGACTAGTGGAACATCTCTGCATTGAGAGTGACGGGGCAGGACCTGCAGCCAGGGGATCAGAATCCAGGGTCAGTCTGCAGCTTTCTGAGTAGCACACAGGGCCCCATCCCAGTTCCTCTGCTGAGGAGAGCCCATCCCATCCAGCCATTCCCTGTGGCACTGGCCACCTTGTGAGAACTCCCCTGGCAGTAGGATGGAGTCAcaggtgagcacagggccccaAGAGCCTAGGCCTCTCCCAATGGGAGTTCAGAGGCAGCTGCCTCTGGTGCTCctgtcacagcagggaaaggaggggagaggcGAAGGTCTTTGCCCTGGACTCTCCCGCTTTTCTCTGCTGTGACTGCTGTGCGACACAAGGGTCCTACCTCTTCTGGATGATGCTAGAGGCCATCCCCAGATCTTCCCTCAGATCCGTCTCTGTCAGTCGCAGCAGCAAGTCCCCATCCACCTCGTGCTCCTGCCAAGAGAGGAGAGTTCAAAGCTGCCTGCCAAGACCTGCTGCACAACACACATGGAGCCCTGAGCCAGGGAGGAGGCTCAGCCTGGGGACATGGATGAGATGATCATGCAGTGTACGGTGGGCAGCCTACATGGGGGCTCACGGGGCAGCTCCAGTGTCCTAAGCCATTCTCTTTGCCATCCAGAGATGGGACTGCTCATTGACAGCCTCTCTCTCCAGACTCCTGCAATTCCAAAGTGCTCTGGCTATTGGGTCCAGGTGACACGTGACACACGGTGGCCTATTGCCCAGCTGTGATCAGGCAGGGATTCTCCCCTGGGATGGCAGTGCGTGAGGATGGAGGgcttgcagcactggtgagacaAGACGCTGGTCTAGTCCCGTCTAGCTCTCCTCAAGGCTGAAGGTGCCAGGTGGAGACGTTGCCCTGGAGGGGCAGTGGCCATGAATTGCTCCATTGCTCTGGATGACGGTGTATCTATAGGGTTCCTTATTACAGATGGTTACAGAGTGTGTTCTTTGTGTGTTCCCAGCAAAGGACCTTTCCACTGCCCCTTTCCCCGCAAGCATGGCCCTACCAGGAAGCTCTGGCAGTATTTGTTGAATCCAGTCTGTTGCAGCCATGTCTGCACCTCGATGGGTTTCCAGCTGGAGACGGTGGGCAGGATCCGTCGAGGCACCTCCTCATCCATCATGCGCAGCGCCTTCTTGGCCAGCGATGAGGCAGTGCTGCTGGTGGAGTAACACACTATCCTCTTCAGGCTCTGGGCAGCCCCAATTTCACTGAAAATCTGGGCACAGAAGAGCAAGAGTCATCACATCCTTGTTTCCTTGAGTACCTTCCCGCTGGTTCGTGCTACGCAGTCCTGGCACGTAGGCATTTCAGGACGACCACAGCCGCCTAGTATGCAGAACTGTGAGCACACGGGGGGAGCAAGCGATGCCCCATTTCCCAGAAGCTGCAGGGCTGCTTGGATGCAATCTcagtgcccctcctccccccacatctACTTGTCTCAGgtaaccctgcccccccaaacccagcctTACCTTGGTTTTCTTCTGCCTGGCTTTGATGGCGGCCTCTATGCACAGGTAGAAGAGAGCGATGCACTGTGCCTCCAGCCGCGAGCtgtccagcaagggcaccagGTGCTGCAGGTCCTTTGCTGTCCTTCCCTGACTGTTGTCACTGCTGTCCAGCAAGTCACATGCAAACCGCTCCGGGTCCAGAGAGGCGATGAAGGGCTCCACCAGCGCCAGGGTCCCCGACCGCTCCACCTCTTTCTCGATCTCTTTGTTGGTGGCCAGCACCGCGATGGCCAGGCATGCGTGCAGGCGGATCAGCTCATCGTCTTTGGAGAACACTAGTGGGAAGAGCCACTCTGCCGTGTCCTTCTCGATCATCAGCCGCTGGTTGGCTTGCCCACCGTACATGGCGCAGTTGGCCAGGGCCATGGCACAGTGGCGCAGTACAACGAGATCGGTCCAGCGGCACCAGTAGAGGATGGCATCCAGGCCCCCGTCAGAAATGAGCTGGAAACAGGTCTCCTCAGTGTGTTTGAACATGTGCTCCAGGATACCTGAGAGGCTGCGTGCCACCTGGGGGTTGTCTCGCTCCTTGGTCAGATTCAGGATCACCCCCAGCCCAATCCGGGCAATCCGGtccctgagagaaagagaagcagaGGTGAAACCGAAGAGAATGGCAGTGCCAGGGCAACCAGAGACTGAACCCAGCAATGTTTACATGGCACTAAGAGACTGGTATTTGCCCCAGGAGG
This genomic stretch from Gopherus flavomarginatus isolate rGopFla2 chromosome 19, rGopFla2.mat.asm, whole genome shotgun sequence harbors:
- the SARM1 gene encoding NAD(+) hydrolase SARM1, which translates into the protein MVLTLLVSIYKLCRFFAMSSSERALVPESMSQACLWSGSGVRAACNHREVSPGVSTDVQVALDRILPDLHLAISSMKQAANPEDLRKGITEIFQLVEEAWVMPTLGRDVAKALCDVIRLEGGLDLLLNLLQATELETKCQASQLVEQILVAENRDRIARIGLGVILNLTKERDNPQVARSLSGILEHMFKHTEETCFQLISDGGLDAILYWCRWTDLVVLRHCAMALANCAMYGGQANQRLMIEKDTAEWLFPLVFSKDDELIRLHACLAIAVLATNKEIEKEVERSGTLALVEPFIASLDPERFACDLLDSSDNSQGRTAKDLQHLVPLLDSSRLEAQCIALFYLCIEAAIKARQKKTKIFSEIGAAQSLKRIVCYSTSSTASSLAKKALRMMDEEVPRRILPTVSSWKPIEVQTWLQQTGFNKYCQSFLEHEVDGDLLLRLTETDLREDLGMASSIIQKRFFRELTELKTYAIYSTCDRSNLADWLGSIDPKFRQYTYNLVTCGIDRNVLHRVTEEQLQEDCRIDVGFHRMRILSAAREMLHSPLPCSGCKSTSEGPDVFISYRRSTGSQLASLLKVHLQLHGFSVFIDVEKLEAGKFEDKLIQSVMSARNFVLVLSPNTLDKCMGDPDRKDWVHKEIVTALSCGKNIIPVADHFEWPDPQDLPEDMRAVLKFNGIKWSHEYQEATIEKIIRFLQGRSSRDSSAGSENSLECAAPLGQTYSQAVPPHIL